The proteins below are encoded in one region of Opisthocomus hoazin isolate bOpiHoa1 chromosome 26, bOpiHoa1.hap1, whole genome shotgun sequence:
- the LOC142364402 gene encoding feather keratin Cos1-2-like: MSCCNPCLPCQPCGPTPLANSCNEPCFRQCQSSTIVIEPSPVVVTLPGPILSSFPQNTVVGSSTSAAAGSILSSQGVPISSGGFDLSCITSRYCGSRCQPC; encoded by the coding sequence atgtcctgctgcaacccgtgcctgccatgccagccctgcggcccaaccccgctggccaacagctgcaatgagccctgtttcagacagtgccagagctccaccaTCGTCATCgagccctcccccgtggtggtgaccctgcccggacccatcctcagctccttcccgcagaacaccgttgtgggatcctccacctccgccgctgctggcagcatcctcagctctcagggagtgcccatctcctccggaggctttgacctctcctgcattaccagccgctactgtggcagcagatgtcagCCCTGCTAA